Proteins from a genomic interval of Spea bombifrons isolate aSpeBom1 chromosome 4, aSpeBom1.2.pri, whole genome shotgun sequence:
- the C4H12orf29 gene encoding uncharacterized protein C12orf29 homolog, producing MERMCSVQQKIPCVFVTQVKDEPSSKREHQTFRVVATETLSPVALHADVHFALPTEKVDGTCCYITNHKGRPYLWARLDRKPTKQAEKRFKRHIHSKGCSKDFDWNVDEDFKAVPEFWIPAKEVRHCNGKPCPDENGHIPGWVPVENTNKQYCWHSCVVNYEAGIAVVLKPHAEEPGCLEICLEHLTDLLEQTLELIGTNINGNPYCIGTKKNPIHFLVPHGVFRVQDLQSVTYSSLVSWFSSFHGKVEGIVWHCNDGSLIKLHRHHLGLSWPLPDPNLNTKPVVVDIDLCKYKCEFASNSLLNQLSKKHTKRFERLKDITLE from the exons ATGGAACGCATGTGTTCCGTTCAGCAAAAGATTCCGTGTGTGTTTGTTACGCAGGTGAAAGATGAACCGTCCTCCAAGAGGGAACACCAG acatTCAGAGTTGTGGCCACAGAAACTCTGAGTCCTGTGGCTTTGCATGCCGATGTTCACTTTGCTCTGCCAACGGAAAAGGTGGATGGAACGTGCTGCTATATTACTAATCATAAAG GAAGGCCTTACCTGTGGGCACGGTTAGACAGAAAGCCaacaaaacaagctgaaaaaaGGTTTAAGCGACATATTCATTCGAAGGGATGTTCAAAAG attttGATTGGAATGTTGATGAGGACTTCAAGGCCGTCCCGGAGTTTTGGATACCAGCAAAAGAAGTCAGACATTGCAATGGGAAACCATGCCCTGATGAAAATGGTCACATTCCAG GTTGGGTACCAGTAGAAAACACCAATAAACAATACTGCTGGCATTCATGTGTTGTAAATTATGAAGCAGGAATAGCGGTTGTGTTAAAACCACATGCAGAGGAACCTGGATGTCTGGAAATTTGTCTAGAACATTTAACTGATCTTCTGGAGCAAACACTGGAACTCATAGGAACTAATATTAATGGGAATCCATATT GCATCGGCACCAAGAAGAATCCAATCCACTTTTTGGTTCCTCATGGAGTGTTTCGAGTCCAAGACCTGCAGTCAGTGACTTATAGCAGCCTTGTCTCCTGGTTTAGTAGTTTCCATGGAAAAGTTGAAGGAATTGTCTGGCACTGCAATGATGGATCATTAATAAAG CTCCACCGCCATCATCTTGGATTGAGCTGGCCCCTACCAGACCCAAATCTGAATACCAAACCAGTTGTCGTCGACATTGATTTGTGTAAATACAAATGTGAATTTGCATCAAACTCTTTATTGAATCAGCTTTCAAAGAAACACACTAAGCGGTTTGAGAGACTCAAAGACATTACATTGGAATGA